Proteins from a genomic interval of Providencia stuartii:
- a CDS encoding helix-turn-helix domain-containing protein has protein sequence MDKKINIKIGQKVRHLRQARNLSLNELARLSGISKAALSKLESGDSNPRVDTLEAIAIALRFPLSDLFALQHETYPYFVKSSTLQGDYSQLFKFRINMGNISEIWQLKMKRGAIINSPAHMSGTHEHIMMHTGSLMLRLKNDQTVLLEEGDFYAFSCDFPHSYLCMEGELNATVVMTYSHLSDSI, from the coding sequence ATGGATAAAAAAATCAATATTAAAATTGGTCAAAAAGTACGCCATCTGAGGCAAGCACGAAATTTATCCCTGAATGAACTTGCGCGCCTATCAGGCATTTCAAAAGCCGCGCTCTCTAAATTAGAATCGGGTGATTCCAACCCTCGCGTTGATACGCTAGAAGCTATTGCCATTGCATTACGTTTCCCTCTGAGCGACTTATTTGCATTACAGCATGAAACTTACCCCTATTTCGTCAAATCCTCCACCCTACAAGGCGATTATTCACAGCTCTTTAAATTTCGGATCAATATGGGCAATATTTCTGAGATATGGCAGCTAAAAATGAAACGTGGCGCCATCATTAATAGTCCAGCTCACATGAGTGGAACCCATGAACACATCATGATGCATACAGGGTCATTGATGCTACGTTTAAAAAACGACCAGACAGTACTACTAGAAGAAGGCGATTTTTATGCTTTTAGCTGTGACTTTCCCCATTCCTACCTCTGCATGGAAGGGGAATTAAATGCAACCGTCGTCATGACCTACTCTCACCTCAGTGACAGTATTTAA
- a CDS encoding MFS transporter — protein sequence MSSDHQRFQYLRRTPSFAIFTITTSIAVIGIVIGLSIPMVALRLNSYGVGELYIGIISAAPALGMFLIAPVVQRIVHWCGKRQAMLFATVVSAMSLLPLLSTLPLWLLFPLRLITGLASGVLICLGETWINELSPENKRGRILAIYTTVFTVSQLLGPSFIAYYGVEDKSPLLICTLLHLISIALFLAMEQKVGDHISATASESRFSIIQFVKFAPGICAGILFFAFFDGTILSIFPIYGMGMGHTEAIAAMMISAILAGDAIMQMPFGWLADHMNREKLYRICGIVTFGASCLLPLLITHNVLIWLLLFVLGATAGAIYTIALVQIGQYFRGNDLIIANAAAAMLWGIGNLSGPLLAGVATSISPSGLPVLLILIAAAFLWFTREKYSAQATQRV from the coding sequence ATGAGCTCTGATCATCAGCGTTTTCAATATCTTCGTCGTACCCCTTCATTTGCTATTTTTACGATCACGACCAGTATCGCAGTGATTGGTATTGTCATTGGACTCAGTATTCCAATGGTCGCACTGCGATTAAATAGCTATGGTGTTGGTGAGTTATATATCGGTATTATTTCTGCTGCACCTGCCTTAGGTATGTTTTTAATCGCACCGGTTGTTCAGCGTATTGTGCACTGGTGTGGAAAGCGGCAGGCGATGTTATTTGCCACGGTTGTTTCGGCTATGAGTTTATTGCCGTTGCTCAGCACGTTGCCATTGTGGTTACTTTTCCCATTACGCCTGATTACAGGACTTGCGAGTGGTGTACTTATCTGTTTAGGAGAAACGTGGATTAATGAGCTTTCTCCTGAAAATAAGCGGGGTCGAATATTGGCTATTTATACAACGGTATTTACTGTAAGCCAGCTACTTGGCCCTTCTTTTATTGCTTATTATGGGGTTGAAGATAAGTCACCTTTACTCATTTGTACTTTGCTCCATCTTATATCCATCGCACTATTTTTAGCGATGGAACAAAAGGTGGGAGACCATATTTCAGCCACGGCAAGTGAGTCTCGTTTTTCTATTATTCAATTTGTGAAATTTGCCCCCGGTATTTGTGCGGGCATCCTGTTTTTTGCCTTTTTTGATGGTACCATTTTGTCAATATTTCCTATCTATGGGATGGGGATGGGGCATACCGAAGCGATTGCAGCAATGATGATTAGTGCAATATTGGCGGGGGATGCGATTATGCAAATGCCGTTTGGTTGGCTCGCTGATCATATGAATCGTGAAAAATTATACCGAATTTGCGGCATTGTCACGTTTGGTGCAAGTTGCTTATTGCCATTACTGATTACTCATAACGTCTTAATTTGGTTACTGTTGTTTGTCTTAGGCGCAACGGCAGGGGCGATTTACACAATTGCTCTTGTGCAAATTGGACAATATTTTCGTGGCAATGACCTCATTATCGCCAATGCGGCAGCAGCAATGCTATGGGGAATTGGTAACCTTTCTGGACCATTATTAGCTGGCGTAGCAACATCGATTTCACCATCAGGGCTGCCCGTTCTCCTAATTCTTATTGCAGCGGCATTCCTCTGGTTTACCCGTGAGAAATATAGCGCACAGGCGACTCAGCGAGTCTAA
- a CDS encoding sulfite exporter TauE/SafE family protein, with protein MPFDILSPEMAICFFTLLCAYLVFGMAGFGSALVATPVLAMYLPLNMIVPTLALIDLTAALINLVKDGKNADYHEIKWIIPLMIVGSLIGAAILLKTRPDILILLLGIFVIFYVLNTFFSKKAQPHLSKAFVVPFSLIGGVFSALFGSGGFIYAMYLSSRITDKQRFRITQMTLIGFSTLTRVIIFLVMGVYVNMDIILMALAFSPAMLIGIWVGRHITLKISRDTFLKIINVIILISGVALLYRYFFIL; from the coding sequence ATGCCGTTTGATATTTTATCTCCAGAGATGGCAATCTGCTTTTTTACTTTACTGTGCGCTTATTTGGTCTTTGGGATGGCTGGTTTTGGTTCTGCGTTAGTCGCCACTCCAGTATTAGCGATGTATCTTCCTTTAAATATGATTGTGCCGACTCTTGCCCTTATTGACTTAACCGCGGCATTAATCAACCTTGTTAAAGATGGTAAAAACGCGGACTATCATGAAATTAAATGGATTATTCCATTGATGATCGTGGGGAGTTTAATTGGGGCTGCCATTCTATTGAAAACGCGTCCTGATATCCTGATTTTACTGTTGGGTATATTTGTTATTTTTTATGTACTGAATACGTTCTTTTCAAAGAAAGCCCAGCCACATTTGTCAAAAGCATTTGTTGTGCCTTTCAGCTTAATCGGTGGGGTTTTTAGTGCCTTATTTGGTAGTGGTGGTTTTATTTATGCTATGTATTTATCAAGCCGCATCACAGATAAACAGCGATTTCGCATCACCCAGATGACCTTAATCGGTTTTAGTACATTGACACGTGTTATTATATTTTTAGTGATGGGTGTTTATGTCAATATGGATATTATTTTGATGGCGCTAGCTTTTTCTCCCGCTATGCTAATAGGAATCTGGGTTGGGCGCCATATTACACTGAAAATATCCCGTGATACGTTCCTTAAAATTATTAATGTTATTATTTTAATTTCAGGTGTTGCTTTGTTATATCGTTATTTTTTCATTTTATAA